DNA from Ziziphus jujuba cultivar Dongzao chromosome 2, ASM3175591v1:
ACGAGTCTATTTACAGAACAGTAAACTTTCCTTAAGGTGAATGCATTTGATACTATCATCAGTTTCTTTTGTCAATTTCTGAGATATTTGATTTGAGGGCTAGTATCAAATATTGCTTTTGCCTATTATTTTAGATGTTACGTACTTGAAAACGTCACTTAAATGTTGAGAAAGGCTCATCTCCCATTATCTTGTATAATGTTAGTTTTGATAATTCTCTTTTTAAGGCTAGATAGTCAAGCAGAAAACTACAAACAACGAAAACAACGTGGCTGAAATAAGCCAATagtgtggatttttttttttttttttcttcttttgtttttgtttttttttttgtttttttgtttttttgttttttttttttttttgtttctcctTAATAGGCGTTTGTTAATAAGCTTTCGAATTATGATAGCGATGTTGTCGTCACTGTGTTTTTTAACAGTTGGGTTGCAACTACCTTTCGTTTGCTATATGAtacacaaaaattaaattttacatggttagtttctgattttttttttctttttttatttttttcccctatcgTGATGCTTTGATATCTGTCACTCTCTCGGAGCTGGCAATATTTGTTGCACTGTAGGAGCAATCCTTGGCTCAGCTGTTGTTGACTTGGTTTTATTGGCTTTATACTCTGTATTATAATCAATTTTTGGACGtcgcaaaaaaataaaataaaataaaataaaaaaataaaataaaaatttaactcTATTCTTCTGTTTTAAAAAGATTGATAAATCTTAGCCACCACAACTGTCCGGTAGTGCAGACATTGTGGGATCTCTCTGTCTCTTTCGtttccaaaaaattatttagttgCCAGCGTAGACTTCATACCAATTATATTGTCATGAAGAACCGAAAAATGAGAAGTGTATTTTCTCTTTTCCCTGATGGGTGATTGATAAGCACATTTGTCTTTAAATAACGGTGTGGAATTGGATTATCTTCTTAAATCTTTATAACTTACTTCTTGCCCTTTTCATCCAAGTTGGTTTACTGATGTGTTGCCAATGTCATTAGCACATGGAGAACGCATACCCTGGATCCAATATCCTGGTTGTGACGTTGACAAATGGGGAATCTAAGCGTGTGGAAGGTCAGCCTGATGGAGATACATTGAAAGAAGCCATGGGGGTGTTAAGGGACATGTTCGGGCCCAACATTCCTGATGCTACTGATATACTTGTGCCTCGTTGGTGGAACAACAGGTTCCAATGTGGCAGCTATAGCAACTATCCCATAATCTCTAATGACGATGTTGTTCAGAATATCAAGGTTTTTATATCTTACTCTTATGCTTCTTACATTGCCATCGTTATTAGATTAAAATAAATCCTGTTCGTTACAGTCTTAATTAAAGCTTAATTATTAAACTTCGAAACTagttctttttcaatttatatttttctctgtaTTATATCAGGCTCCCGTTGGACGCATATTCTTTACCGGAGAACACACAAGTGTAAGATTTAATGGCTATGTCCATGGCGGATACCTTgcaggtaataataataaatcgatCATTAGCTATTTAACAAAATATCACAAACATGTATTATAAGGTCTTTACTTATGCAAATTGGACATGATCAACAGGTATTGACACCGGTAAGGCTTTATTAGAAGAgatggaaaaggaaaagaaggagATGGAAAGAAAAAGCGACAATCAGACATTTTTATTAGAACCTTTGCTTGCATTAACTCTAACTCAGACAGAAGCAGTATCAAATCTCCACAAATGTGAAATTCCTACACAGCTATATCTTAGTAGCAAGATCGGCATTCAAGAAGCGATATTATGACTAGAAGAACCTCTAGACTATTCTCACTTTGCACAAGTCGAAAATATGACCATCGAAGTTGAAAACATGACCATTAGGAAAGATGGCAAGAAGGATTTGGATCTAAATTACGATCTGAATCCTGTCTGAGCTCTTCGATTCCATCCATAATTTAGAATGAAAGTTTGGATTATAGGAGCAGAGAATAGGGGAAAAACATGTGGTGGAAAGGTGCACAGTTTTTTCCTAACAGTTACAAATGTTTCATTCGAGTTAAAAGGAGTACTTCCATGGAGGTCCTGGTTTGGGATGTTGGAGTAAATTGGTTGGCAATGCATAATCAAAATCAAGTTCATTGTTGGAAGAAATTGGAAATACTAAGGTATCGAGTACTTGGGTTCCAATTGTATTAGAACTTCATTAATGAATGATAAAACTCTCTTTTCTTATTTACTTTCGAATGTTGATTATTTAAAAGTTCAAATCTATTTGGTTATTGTCCTAAAATTGTTGTCCATGATCCCTCTTCTTGTATTGTTATTCTttggaaaaagggaaaaaagccCAAATTATTGGGCTAGTCGTGATGCGGCCGACAAAGACTAAAACTTGGACTCTCCTAATTTTAGTAGTGGGCCGAAATGTCAAAATCTGAGTGCTTGTCATATACCCACAATAAAAAGGCCAATTTTGCCTTCCAAACATTCCCTTAACTTTAGGCCCACCGTGTTTGAGAATTGAAACGGGCGTCTGTCCTACGGGCATCTGTCCTACCGATAAAGGCACGGTGGTGGTTGTGGTTGAGAGCCTTAAATAACATTAACCATCTtccattcttttcttttggtgtTCGTCCCTGTACTGTCATCAATCAACAATCATAAACAATGTCGTTTTCATGACATTATTATAGTTGAATAATCTAACATGTCCTCCTGAATTAagggtactttttttttttttaaatatttcttctcacgactatttattttgttaaacttGTTTAGAATCTCAAATGGGGCAAcactaaaattattttggggaaTCAGAAGCATTAGGATAAACTTGAAATTCAAACTACTCCATTCCCACTGAAAATTCGAGTTTTTAACAAACTTACTAAATTGAAGTTTTCAAACAAAATCATCTTAAAGTTTATAATATATTCAATTGCCAACCTTATCTTATAAACAATTTatagtttaataaataaatatgtgaaggaagaaaaatttaaatacacTTTGGTTAAACTACTCCACTAATAATATTTGTACTCATGTACTTAAATtatgtataaataattaaataatataatgtattagcaacaaaaattaaataaaatatgaattacaGTTGTATGATGACCGACGAAGGAAGCGTATTAGTGTAATGGTGTTGGTTAGACTAGATTAGATCAGATTAGAGTAGATTAGTccttgtgagattctttgtacGAGTGAAGTCACTGCTTTAGTTCATTTTGTCGGCGAATCATTCACCAAATTAActaaaaacgaaaacaaaacaaaagcaaaaacttTGACTCGTCAGACATGTGGCGCTGAGTTTACAGTCAAGCGGGAGCAGCTCAGCTTTTGTCAGCTTCGGTTCTGCAACATAGTTCTATCGGAAAAGAAGAAGCTCAAACTCATCATTCCCCaaccttaattttaaaaaaccattCGAAAAACAAGATCGTTGAAAGAGGGTAGTTTTGGATCCAAATGTTGGTTCAAAACCCCCCAACAACGCCAAAACCCCATCAAAAATCTTCGCAAACGCACCTCGCCGATAACTTTCCTCGGCCAAAACCCATCACTTTACCAAAATGGGTCTCCATCAATCTATTCAAAATCACAACTTTTTCAATCTTGACACTCACCATTGCAGCCCTTTTCTTTCTACACAGCTCCAGTGACTCCAGCTCTACTTTTCTCTGCTTCAATTCCAGACCCAAGAAACGCAGCCCCGTTGAATTGCCGAAAATCAGCTTCAAGTCAATCAAACCCATTTCGGATAAGTCATCTGTTTATGCTTCATTTCGCTCAGAACGGTGGATTGTTGTCTCGGTTTCGGATTATCCATCCGATTCGCTTCAAAAGCTGGTCAAAATCAGAGGGTGGCAAGTCCTTGCAATAGGGAATTCGAAGACCCCTTCGGATTGGAAACTCAAAGGGGTGATTTTTCTGTCTTTGGAGGAGCAAGCTAATCTgggttttagagttttagatcACCTTCCTTATGATTCTTACCTGAGGAAGAGTGTTGGGTACCTTTTTGCTATCCAACACGGTGCAAAACTGATTTTTGATGCTGACGATCGTGGGGAAGTGATTGGTGGTGATCTTGGGAAGCATTTTGATCTGAAACTGTCTAATGTGGATGTAATGCAGGAGAGGATTTTGCAGTATAATCGTCAGAATGTCAATAGAAGTGTTTTGAATCCATATGTTCATTTTGGGCAGCGCTCGGTTTGGCCTAGAGGATTGCCTTTAGAAAATGTTGGTGAAGTTGCTCATGAAGAATACTATACTGAAGTATTTGGTGGAATGCAATACATTCAGCAAGGTATATCTAATGGCTTACCTGATGTGGATTCAGTTTTTTACTTCACTAGAAAGTTGGATTCAGAAGCATTTGATATAAGGTTTGATGAGCATGCTCCAAAAGTTTCTTTACCACAAGGTATAATGGCGCCATTGAATTCTTTCAATACACTGTTTCATTCCAATGCATTTTGGGCTTTGATGCTTCCAGTTTCAGTTAGTTCAATGGCTTCTGATGTCTTGAGGGGTTACTGGGCACAGAGGCTTTTATGGGAAGTAGGTGGTCATGTCGTGGTTTATCCTCCAACAGTACATAGAGATGATAAAATTGAATCATACCCATTTGTAGAAGAGAAGGATCTTCATGTGAATGTAGGCAGGTTAATTACATTCTTGGCTTCATGGCGATCTAATAAGCATCTGTTcttcaagaaaattttggatttgaGTTATTCATTGGCAGTTGAAGGGTTTTGGACTGAGAAAGATTTGAAGTTTACTGCAGCTTGGCTTGAAGACTTGCTTTCTGTTGGATACATTCAGCCAAAGCTTAAGGCAATAGAGTTGGATCGGCCAAGACCAGCCGCAAATCATGCAGATCGGAGGGAGTTTTTCCCTCAGAAACTTCCTTCTGTGCATCTCGGGGTTAAGGAATCAGAGACGGTGAATTATGAGATTGGGAGCTTGGTTCGGTGGAAAAAGAATTTTGGTAATGTTGTGCTAATCATGTATGTAGATGGGCCTGTTGAAGGAACCGCTTTGAAATGGAGGTTGCTCTATGGCAGGATATTTAAAACTGTGGTGATTTTGTCTGGGAAAGCTAATGCAGATTTATCTGTGGAACAAGCTCCAAAGGACCAAGTATATAAGTTAGTatatcacaatttctttgttgTTTCCACTTCCTTTGGTGCACATATTCAATGTTTTCTTCAAAGTTGACATTTTTCACTGGTCTGATTTTGATTTTCCTGGTGTTATAAAATGTAATGCAGGTATCTTCCCAAGATATTCAACAGTTTCACTAGTTCCGGCGGATTCTTGTTTCTGCAGGGCGATACGATTCTCAATTACTGGAATTTAATGCAAGCAGACAAGTCTAAGCTGTGGATCACTAATAAGGTAATGCAAATCTCTAGCACAAAAGTCCGGGTTCTAAACTAGCAGAGACtgatattttcttttacctCTTTTAGGTGTCTCAATCTTGGACTACACTCTCAATTAACGGTGACAATTCCGAATGGAATTCAAAACAAGCTGACATGGTTAA
Protein-coding regions in this window:
- the LOC107431450 gene encoding probable glycosyltransferase STELLO1; the encoded protein is MLVQNPPTTPKPHQKSSQTHLADNFPRPKPITLPKWVSINLFKITTFSILTLTIAALFFLHSSSDSSSTFLCFNSRPKKRSPVELPKISFKSIKPISDKSSVYASFRSERWIVVSVSDYPSDSLQKLVKIRGWQVLAIGNSKTPSDWKLKGVIFLSLEEQANLGFRVLDHLPYDSYLRKSVGYLFAIQHGAKLIFDADDRGEVIGGDLGKHFDLKLSNVDVMQERILQYNRQNVNRSVLNPYVHFGQRSVWPRGLPLENVGEVAHEEYYTEVFGGMQYIQQGISNGLPDVDSVFYFTRKLDSEAFDIRFDEHAPKVSLPQGIMAPLNSFNTLFHSNAFWALMLPVSVSSMASDVLRGYWAQRLLWEVGGHVVVYPPTVHRDDKIESYPFVEEKDLHVNVGRLITFLASWRSNKHLFFKKILDLSYSLAVEGFWTEKDLKFTAAWLEDLLSVGYIQPKLKAIELDRPRPAANHADRREFFPQKLPSVHLGVKESETVNYEIGSLVRWKKNFGNVVLIMYVDGPVEGTALKWRLLYGRIFKTVVILSGKANADLSVEQAPKDQVYKYLPKIFNSFTSSGGFLFLQGDTILNYWNLMQADKSKLWITNKVSQSWTTLSINGDNSEWNSKQADMVKKVVSSMPVHLQVSYKENSKEKSLTVCSSEVFYIPRLFVGDFVDLVGLVDNFGIHHTVAVPMFFMAMDSALKFDSVLSKMIYKPKETTDKPSNFYSAQVPAVHPWTVSNEADFMELMRVMAAGDPLLMDLV